Proteins from a genomic interval of Flammeovirgaceae bacterium SG7u.111:
- the ruvB gene encoding Holliday junction branch migration DNA helicase RuvB, whose product MREDYLDSDGENMSNEERDTEKALRPLSFGDFTGQQKVVDNLEIFVKAALQRSEALDHVLLHGPPGLGKTTLSYILANELNANINATSGPVLEKPGDLAGLLTNLEENDVLFIDEIHRLNPVIEEYLYSAMEDYRIDIVLDSGPNARTIQLSLSPFTLIGATTRAGLLTSPLRARFGINARLEYYDARLLSKIVLRSAEILKAPIEANAAMEIARRSRGTPRIANNLLRRTRDFAQIKGNGTIDLAITKVALDALNVDQNGLDEMDNRILRTIIEKFKGGPVGLTTIATACSEEAETIEEVYEPFLIKEGYIKRTPRGRETTALAYEHLNIIPPASEGTLFG is encoded by the coding sequence ATGAGAGAAGACTATTTAGATTCGGATGGTGAAAATATGTCGAACGAAGAAAGGGACACGGAAAAAGCACTGAGACCCTTATCGTTTGGCGATTTTACTGGACAACAAAAGGTTGTTGATAACTTAGAGATTTTTGTAAAGGCAGCTTTGCAACGCTCCGAAGCACTTGACCACGTACTACTTCACGGCCCTCCTGGCTTGGGCAAAACTACGCTTTCTTATATTTTGGCAAATGAACTTAATGCTAATATAAATGCCACTTCTGGCCCTGTGCTAGAAAAACCTGGTGATTTGGCTGGGCTTCTGACCAATTTGGAGGAAAATGATGTATTATTCATTGATGAAATCCATAGGCTCAACCCAGTAATCGAGGAGTACTTGTATTCCGCAATGGAAGATTACCGAATCGATATTGTCCTCGACTCAGGACCTAATGCACGAACAATCCAACTTTCTTTAAGTCCTTTTACACTTATTGGGGCTACAACAAGGGCTGGATTGCTCACCTCGCCACTGCGGGCTAGGTTTGGTATAAATGCCAGGCTTGAATATTATGACGCCAGACTATTGTCTAAAATCGTACTTCGCTCGGCAGAAATCCTAAAAGCTCCTATTGAAGCGAATGCAGCTATGGAAATTGCCCGCAGGAGCAGGGGAACTCCTCGTATTGCCAACAATCTCTTGCGAAGAACCCGTGATTTTGCCCAAATAAAAGGTAATGGCACGATCGATTTGGCAATTACAAAAGTAGCTCTGGACGCCTTAAACGTAGACCAGAATGGGCTAGATGAAATGGACAACAGAATATTGAGAACAATCATAGAAAAGTTCAAAGGCGGGCCAGTTGGTTTAACCACTATTGCCACTGCGTGTAGTGAAGAGGCAGAAACAATTGAGGAGGTTTATGAGCCCTTTTTGATCAAAGAAGGCTATATAAAACGCACCCCGAGGGGCAGGGAAACAACTGCCTTGGCCTACGAACATCTCAATATAATCCCACCTGCTAGTGAAGGCACTCTTTTCGGTTAA
- a CDS encoding phosphoglycerate kinase, with protein sequence MKSIDDFNFSGRKVLIRVDFNVPLNDQLQVTDHTRINAAVPTIKKILSDGGSAVLMSHLGRPKTGPEDKFSLKHIIPDLSKALGVEVKFGGDCIGAEAAAASAALKGGEVLLLENLRFYKEETKGDVEFAKKLSVHGDFYMNDAFGTAHRAHASTAIIAQFFTEKACGYVMKAELDNAEKVIGTPVRPFTAIMGGAKISDKIMIIEKLLDKVDNLIIGGGMSYTFSKAQGGEIGKSLLEADKQELALQLLEKAKAKGVNLILPVDTVEANDFSNDADTKVVKSGEITPEWEGLDIGPETIELFSKTVAASKTVLWNGPMGVFEFPTFEKGTVGIANAVVEATEAGGFSLIGGGDSASAINNLGYGDKVSYVSTGGGALLEYMEGKTLPGVAALDE encoded by the coding sequence ATGAAAAGCATCGATGATTTTAATTTTTCAGGAAGAAAAGTTCTTATACGAGTGGACTTTAACGTTCCTTTGAATGACCAATTACAAGTAACTGACCACACTAGAATTAATGCAGCTGTGCCTACTATCAAGAAAATTCTTTCTGATGGCGGTTCTGCTGTTTTAATGTCACACTTAGGAAGACCTAAAACAGGTCCAGAAGATAAATTTTCTTTAAAGCATATCATTCCTGATTTGTCAAAAGCCCTCGGTGTTGAAGTTAAATTTGGAGGAGATTGCATAGGCGCTGAAGCTGCTGCCGCATCGGCTGCACTTAAAGGCGGTGAGGTTCTTCTTTTGGAAAATCTTCGTTTTTACAAAGAAGAAACTAAAGGAGATGTTGAGTTTGCCAAAAAACTCTCTGTTCACGGAGACTTCTACATGAACGATGCATTTGGTACTGCACATAGAGCGCATGCTTCTACCGCCATTATCGCCCAGTTCTTTACCGAAAAAGCTTGTGGATACGTAATGAAAGCCGAGCTCGACAATGCTGAAAAAGTGATTGGCACACCAGTAAGGCCGTTTACTGCGATTATGGGTGGAGCGAAAATTTCTGATAAAATCATGATTATCGAAAAACTACTCGATAAAGTAGATAATCTAATTATCGGTGGTGGAATGTCATACACTTTTTCAAAAGCACAAGGTGGAGAAATAGGTAAATCTTTGCTCGAAGCTGATAAACAAGAATTGGCTCTTCAATTACTTGAAAAAGCCAAAGCTAAAGGAGTTAATTTGATTTTGCCTGTTGATACAGTTGAAGCAAATGATTTTAGCAATGATGCTGATACTAAAGTTGTAAAATCTGGAGAAATAACTCCTGAATGGGAAGGTCTTGACATTGGACCAGAAACTATTGAGTTGTTTAGCAAAACTGTTGCAGCATCTAAAACTGTACTTTGGAATGGTCCAATGGGTGTTTTTGAATTCCCAACTTTTGAAAAAGGAACTGTTGGTATCGCTAATGCCGTAGTTGAAGCAACTGAAGCTGGTGGATTCTCATTGATTGGCGGCGGCGACTCCGCTTCAGCTATCAATAACTTGGGTTATGGCGACAAAGTATCTTATGTCTCAACTGGCGGTGGCGCTCTTCTAGAATACATGGAAGGCAAAACCCTTCCTGGTGTTGCAGCACTCGACGAATAA
- a CDS encoding gliding motility lipoprotein GldB — protein sequence MFNSLKYFVIIACSLALYSCENSEEKVPDISNIPRPKIEIERVEDLFKSKDKFQIAEYLDQHPELAKQFFKIDNYPDDSVLVNMIYNFSIDPHTDTLINDVERIFPSTESLEKELEQAFTYIKYYFPDFNVPKIYTSVSGFGSFGFGADLFYSESMIVIGLDWYAGQKSTYRPQDIPDYMLRRYEPEYIVPNIITYVSAKYNSYDFEDRTLLADMIYYGKAYHFTKKMLPYTADTLIIGYTQNEWDLSEQFIDIIWGHFIEENIFYVTSESQKALYIGERPNIPQIADKCPGRVGRWIGWEVAREFSRRKEETSLPELMSIKDARRIFQESRYKPQ from the coding sequence ATGTTCAATTCTCTAAAGTACTTCGTCATTATTGCATGCTCATTAGCGCTTTATTCTTGTGAAAACTCAGAAGAAAAAGTACCCGACATTTCAAATATCCCTCGACCTAAAATAGAAATTGAGCGAGTTGAAGATTTATTCAAGAGCAAAGACAAATTTCAGATTGCTGAATATTTAGATCAGCACCCAGAGCTTGCAAAGCAGTTTTTTAAAATAGATAACTACCCTGATGATTCGGTTTTGGTCAATATGATCTATAATTTTTCTATCGACCCTCATACCGATACTTTAATCAATGATGTAGAACGAATTTTTCCTTCAACAGAAAGTTTAGAAAAAGAGCTGGAGCAAGCTTTTACCTATATCAAATATTATTTTCCCGATTTTAATGTACCCAAAATATATACAAGCGTTTCAGGGTTTGGGTCTTTTGGATTTGGAGCAGATTTATTTTATTCTGAAAGTATGATTGTGATTGGGCTAGACTGGTATGCTGGACAAAAATCCACCTATAGGCCCCAAGACATTCCCGACTATATGCTTCGCAGGTACGAGCCAGAATATATAGTCCCAAATATTATCACCTATGTTTCGGCTAAATACAATTCCTACGATTTCGAAGACCGAACACTTCTTGCCGACATGATCTATTATGGCAAAGCTTATCATTTTACAAAAAAAATGCTGCCCTACACCGCTGATACACTTATCATCGGCTACACCCAAAATGAATGGGATCTTTCAGAACAGTTTATAGATATCATTTGGGGACACTTTATAGAAGAAAATATTTTTTATGTCACTAGCGAAAGCCAAAAGGCTTTATACATTGGAGAAAGACCAAACATTCCTCAAATAGCAGATAAATGCCCAGGCAGGGTTGGTAGATGGATTGGATGGGAAGTGGCAAGAGAGTTTTCACGAAGAAAAGAAGAAACTAGCTTACCTGAACTAATGTCAATAAAAGATGCTCGGAGAATATTCCAAGAATCAAGATATAAGCCCCAATAA
- a CDS encoding sigma-70 family RNA polymerase sigma factor → MKKYKVSDCELISQYKKGNESAFEELVLRHKNKIFTTILLIVKDQYVAEDLLQETFIKAIKTIKTGRYNEEGKFLPWISRIAHNMAIDNFRKQKRYPMIVMEDGSNVFNTLEFSEDSFESQQIKNEVHARLRELIQNLPEAQREVLMMRHYMKMSFQEIAETTGVSINTALGRMRYALINLRKQMNPEASNEKKEKQDSSDSK, encoded by the coding sequence ATGAAGAAATACAAAGTAAGTGATTGCGAATTAATAAGCCAGTACAAAAAAGGAAACGAAAGCGCTTTTGAGGAACTAGTACTAAGACACAAAAACAAAATCTTTACGACGATCTTGTTGATAGTAAAGGACCAATACGTGGCAGAGGACCTGCTGCAGGAGACCTTTATCAAGGCAATAAAGACGATCAAGACAGGCAGGTACAACGAGGAGGGGAAGTTCCTCCCGTGGATCTCGAGGATAGCCCACAACATGGCGATCGACAATTTCAGGAAGCAGAAGCGCTACCCGATGATCGTGATGGAGGACGGCAGCAACGTTTTCAACACGTTGGAGTTCTCGGAAGACTCTTTCGAGTCGCAGCAGATCAAGAACGAGGTCCACGCCCGTTTGCGGGAGCTGATCCAGAACCTCCCGGAAGCGCAGCGTGAGGTGCTCATGATGAGGCACTACATGAAGATGAGCTTCCAGGAGATCGCCGAGACTACCGGCGTGAGTATCAATACCGCCCTTGGCCGCATGCGTTATGCCTTGATCAACTTGAGGAAACAAATGAACCCTGAAGCGAGCAATGAAAAAAAAGAGAAACAAGATAGCAGCGATTCAAAATGA
- a CDS encoding alkaline phosphatase D family protein, which yields MGIKIYYSFLTILFIAFGCQVESEESKSKIPKNDTYKYFDEELKPFYHGVASGDPLPTRVIIWTRVTPEIAESVEVEWQVAEDMNFSKVIKSGKVATDSLVDYTVKVDVSGLSPATTYFYRFTSLGKTSIIGKTMTSNQSLTEPLKFAIVSCSNYEAGFYNAYARIAEKEVNAVIHLGDYIYEYAPKVYGDSTTGRFHLPAHEIVTLEDYRIRYAQYRLDKDLMKVHQKHPFITIWDDHEIANNVYKDGAENHQDDEGDFLARKAAARKAYYEWMPIRESKTLYRRFDFGPLANLLMLDERLERSKPADSLQATEYLDESRSMLGSEQYKWLTQNLKSSQATWNLIGNQVIFADLNMSPIYPQSPRNLDSWDGFPIEKQKLLSFLDSSSIKNTIFLTGDTHSSWAFEVPSEQKRYNKGAKIVALEFGTTSITSSNSNEYTTDDSVKMAEKILLAPSLNPHLKFTNLRDHGYLLLTLTQEDLTADWYYVSTVKKRSNEEMLAYKIVVKNNELNLQQ from the coding sequence ATGGGAATAAAAATCTACTATTCATTTCTAACAATACTATTCATTGCTTTTGGATGCCAAGTCGAATCTGAAGAATCTAAATCTAAAATCCCTAAAAATGATACTTATAAATACTTTGATGAAGAACTAAAGCCTTTTTACCACGGTGTCGCATCTGGCGATCCTTTACCAACCAGAGTAATAATATGGACAAGAGTCACCCCAGAAATTGCCGAATCAGTTGAAGTAGAATGGCAAGTAGCCGAGGACATGAACTTTTCCAAAGTCATCAAATCGGGGAAAGTTGCAACAGACAGTCTGGTAGATTACACGGTAAAGGTTGATGTAAGCGGCTTATCACCAGCCACCACATACTTTTATCGATTTACCTCGCTTGGTAAAACTTCGATAATTGGAAAAACCATGACTAGCAACCAGTCCCTAACCGAGCCGCTCAAATTTGCAATTGTGAGCTGCAGCAACTACGAAGCTGGATTTTACAACGCTTATGCCAGAATAGCCGAAAAGGAAGTGAACGCAGTTATCCATTTAGGCGACTACATATATGAGTACGCTCCAAAAGTATATGGAGACTCTACAACGGGACGGTTTCATTTACCAGCCCATGAAATTGTGACCCTCGAAGATTATCGCATACGCTATGCACAATATAGGCTAGATAAAGACCTCATGAAGGTTCATCAAAAACATCCTTTTATTACTATTTGGGATGACCATGAAATTGCCAACAATGTTTATAAAGATGGGGCCGAAAACCATCAAGATGATGAAGGTGATTTTTTAGCTAGAAAAGCTGCTGCAAGAAAAGCCTATTATGAGTGGATGCCTATAAGGGAATCAAAAACTTTATATAGGCGCTTTGATTTTGGACCGTTGGCAAACCTGCTTATGTTAGATGAGCGATTAGAAAGAAGCAAACCCGCAGATAGCCTACAGGCGACTGAGTATTTGGATGAATCGAGAAGTATGCTGGGTAGCGAGCAATATAAATGGCTCACCCAAAATTTGAAAAGCTCGCAAGCAACATGGAACTTGATTGGGAACCAAGTTATTTTCGCTGACCTAAATATGAGTCCTATCTACCCTCAAAGCCCTCGAAATCTTGATTCTTGGGACGGTTTCCCAATCGAAAAACAGAAACTCTTATCCTTTCTAGATTCAAGCAGCATCAAAAACACTATTTTTCTAACAGGAGATACCCATAGCTCTTGGGCATTTGAAGTTCCTTCTGAGCAAAAACGCTACAATAAAGGAGCAAAAATAGTTGCATTGGAATTTGGGACAACAAGTATAACCTCATCTAACTCCAATGAATATACTACGGACGATTCTGTAAAGATGGCGGAAAAAATACTTCTAGCCCCATCGTTGAACCCCCATCTAAAATTCACAAACTTAAGAGACCACGGCTATTTGTTGCTGACACTCACCCAAGAGGACCTGACCGCAGATTGGTATTATGTTTCTACTGTTAAAAAAAGAAGCAATGAAGAAATGTTAGCGTATAAAATTGTTGTAAAAAACAATGAGTTGAACCTTCAACAGTAA